TTCCGCTCGCACTATGCGACACGCTGCCAAACCACAGTCAGAATATCAGGAAAAATGCTCTATTGGCCGGCTTTGGAGTTGGTCTTACTTTGGCAACGCTTATAACAGATCTGTCTAATACAAAATTCCATGCGGTGCAAGAGATATGACGCTCTCAAATAAAACCTTTGTCATAATGGGCGCCACCTCCGGCATTGGCAACGCATTGGCGGAAAAACTTTCATTCGACGGAGCCTCTTTAGTTTTATGCGGGAGAAATGCCGCCATGCTAAGCAGTCTTGCTGGAAAAATTCAGACAAAAAAACGTCTTATAAACATAGATGTCACATCTCCCTCCTTCGAAGAAGATTTCAACAGGGAGCTAGCCTTAGCGTCGGATGATTTAAGCGTGGAAAGGTTTGACGGCGGCGTCTATTGCTCCGGCATCGCGCCAATCATGCCCTTAAGGGGAATAAACAAAAAGACGATAAACAACATATTTGAAGTCAACTATACGGGAGCCATTCTCTTTTCAAAGGTACTTGCCTCCAAAAGCTTTAGGGCAAATCAATCTTCCCTTGTCCTGATATCCTCTGTAAGCGCACACGCCGGTGAAAAAGGGCTAGGCGCGTATGGCGCTTCCAAAGCAGCTTTAGAGGCTTCTGCGCAAGCGTTTGCCAGAGAACTCGCACCATTTGGAGTCAGGATAAACTGCGTGAGCCCCGGCTGGCTTGATACAAATATGAATAAAGAAAATATTTTGGCTGTGAATGGGCTGGAAGAGAAAATGAAAGAGGCACACCCGCTTGGCTTAGGTTCTGCCGTAGATGTTGCTTCCGCCGCGGCTTTTCTATTATCGGACGAAGCCAAATGGATAACGGGAACCACCGTCATAGTCGACGGTGGTTTCTTATCGTAGGTGATTAAGCCATGCTGATATCCTACCACCTCCCCCCAACCCCCCTAACCAACGAGATGTTGGAGGCCGCTTACGCCAATCCCTCCTGGACGGCGTCAAAGATATACCGCAAGACAGGCATTAAATCACGCCCCGTCTCGGGTACGGAACTCGTCTCCGACATGGCGGCAAGGGCGGCGGAGAACCTCTTTGACGAATACGGCATATCCCCGCGGGATATCGACTTTGTCATGCTCTGCACCCAAAGCCCGGACTATTTCCTGCCTACTACGGCCTGCATCGTTCAGAACTGCCTTGGCATCCCGACTTCTGCGGGATCATTTGATTACAACCTTGGCTGTTCCGGCTACATCTATGGCCTGGCGGCCGCCAAGGGACTTTTGTGTGCCGGCATTGCCAAAAACATCCTGCTCATCACCGCCGAGACATACAGCAAACACATCAACCCGCTGGACAGGAGTACAAGAACTGTCTTCGGAGACGCGGCGGCGGCCACGTATCTCACGCCTGACGATATCGACAAAATTGGCAGTTTTGTGCTTGGCACCGACGGCAAAGGCGCCCCCAACCTCATAGTCCCCGCCGGCGGTATGGCAAAGCCAAGAGACGAACAGAGCGCTGTTGAGCGTGAAGACGCCAGCGGGAATATCCGCAGTGAAAACAACCTCTACATGAACGGGCCGGAAATATATGCCTTCACCCTCAGGGCCGTTCCAGGGCTGGTCTCCGAGATACTGGAAAAAAACGCACTTACAGTGGACGGCATAGATTATGTCGTACTCCATCAAGCCAACAAGCTCGTCCTCGCCTCACTGCGAGACAAACTTGGGATTGCGGAAGAAAAATTCTGTCTTGATGTAGAAGAACTGGGCAACACCGTCAGCTCCACCATCCCCATCGCGATAAAACGAGCGCGGAAACGAGAACCGGAGAAACTTCGCCCCGGCGCGAAAATCCTCCTTGCCGGATTTGGCGTCGGCTATTCCTGGGGCGGGACCGTCATCACGCTCTGATAAAAACCAAGCAGACCGTCATACGCAGCACATACAAAAGGCAAAGAAAAGAAAGGAAGACATTACAATGACAATAGAAGAAAAACTTATCCTGATAGCCGAAACACTGGATGCCGAGCAGAACAACGTTAAACCGGAGACGGAACTCAAATCCCTTGAAGAATGGGACTCTATGGGAGTGATCTCCACCATCGCTATGCTCGACCGGAAATTTGCTAAAGTCCTCAGCGCCGAACAGATCGAAGAGCTGAAAACAGTCCAGGACATCCTCAACCTGATGGCCTAAAGATGAAACACGGCGTCTTTGGACTGGAAGGACAGCAAATACTTATAACCGGCGGCTCTTCAGGCATCGGCAGGGCGACGGCACAATTGGCTGCCGCGCAGGGAGCGCTATGCATAATCAACGGGCGCAGCGAAGCCAGGCTGAGCGAAACCATAGCCTCTCTTGAGGGAGAGGGGCACGTCGCGATCGCCGCCGAGCTGGCGCCGGAAAAGTGCGCCATGCTGGTGAAAGAGGCTGTTGCCAAAACGGGGCCTCTGAATGGCTTCGTCCACTGCGCGGGGATAGAAAAGACCCTGCCGTTTCGCATGACGGAACTTTCAGACCTGCACGAAATAATGTCCGTCAACCTTGACGCCTATTGGGAGATAACGAGAGAAATACTGAAAAAGAAAAACCACGAGCTCGGAAAACTATCCGTAGTCGCGATATCCTCAGTCGCCGGGCAATACGGCGCGGCGGGCAAGGCGGCATACGCGGCCTCCAAAGGGGCCTTAATATCACTCACAAAATCCCTGGCGGCGGAATATGCGGACCATAGAATAAGATTCAACTGCGTCTGCCCTGGATATGTAAAGACGCCCATGTTGGACAATATAAAGAGACTCTATAAAACAGAAACCGATTTTGAAAACGCTATCGCAGGAAGACACCTTCTGGGACTAGGAGAGCCGAACGACGTGGCTTCGGCGGCTGTCTATCTGCTCTCGGAGGCCGCTAAATGGGTGACGGGCAGCGTTGTGAATGTTGATGGCGGGTATAACTTATAAGACAAGAGGAGAATAAAAGATGCACAAAATAGCGTTAACCGGCTGCGGCAGAATAAGCAAAAATCATATAGAGGCGATAAACCAACTGAAAGAAGAGGGACTGGCGGAACTTGTCGCCTGCTGCGACATAATCCCCGAGCGCGCGATTGAGGCGGCGATGAAGGCCGGCAACGGATGCAAGTCATATACTGACTACCGGCAAATGTTCAAAGAGACCGACGCCGATCTCGTCACTCTCTGCACCCCCTCCGGCCTCCACCCCTACCAGGCCATCGAGGCGGCGGAAGCGAAGAAAAACATCCTCTCCGAAAAACCTCAGGGCTGTTCGCTGGCAGCCTGCGACCAAGCGATAACGGCGGCGGACAACGCCGGTGTCAAATACATGGTCGTCAAACAAAACCGCTTCAACCCCAGCATTCAGCTGCTGCGCAGGGCATACGAAAAAGGCCGGTTCGGCAAAATCTACATGATCTTAGCCAACGTCCTTTGGACCCGCCCGCAAGACTACTACGACATGGCCAAATGGCGCGGGGTCTACGAACTTGACGGCGGCTGCCTCTCAAACCAGGCGAGCCATTACGTGGACCTCGTACAGTGGTTCGGTGGCGAGGTAGCAGACGTCAAGGCGCAATACTCGACCCAAAAGATAAAAATGGAGGCCGAAGACACGATCT
The sequence above is drawn from the Cloacibacillus sp. genome and encodes:
- a CDS encoding SDR family oxidoreductase, with amino-acid sequence MTLSNKTFVIMGATSGIGNALAEKLSFDGASLVLCGRNAAMLSSLAGKIQTKKRLINIDVTSPSFEEDFNRELALASDDLSVERFDGGVYCSGIAPIMPLRGINKKTINNIFEVNYTGAILFSKVLASKSFRANQSSLVLISSVSAHAGEKGLGAYGASKAALEASAQAFARELAPFGVRINCVSPGWLDTNMNKENILAVNGLEEKMKEAHPLGLGSAVDVASAAAFLLSDEAKWITGTTVIVDGGFLS
- a CDS encoding ketoacyl-ACP synthase III, which translates into the protein MLISYHLPPTPLTNEMLEAAYANPSWTASKIYRKTGIKSRPVSGTELVSDMAARAAENLFDEYGISPRDIDFVMLCTQSPDYFLPTTACIVQNCLGIPTSAGSFDYNLGCSGYIYGLAAAKGLLCAGIAKNILLITAETYSKHINPLDRSTRTVFGDAAAATYLTPDDIDKIGSFVLGTDGKGAPNLIVPAGGMAKPRDEQSAVEREDASGNIRSENNLYMNGPEIYAFTLRAVPGLVSEILEKNALTVDGIDYVVLHQANKLVLASLRDKLGIAEEKFCLDVEELGNTVSSTIPIAIKRARKREPEKLRPGAKILLAGFGVGYSWGGTVITL
- a CDS encoding acyl carrier protein, which produces MTIEEKLILIAETLDAEQNNVKPETELKSLEEWDSMGVISTIAMLDRKFAKVLSAEQIEELKTVQDILNLMA
- a CDS encoding SDR family oxidoreductase, with amino-acid sequence MKHGVFGLEGQQILITGGSSGIGRATAQLAAAQGALCIINGRSEARLSETIASLEGEGHVAIAAELAPEKCAMLVKEAVAKTGPLNGFVHCAGIEKTLPFRMTELSDLHEIMSVNLDAYWEITREILKKKNHELGKLSVVAISSVAGQYGAAGKAAYAASKGALISLTKSLAAEYADHRIRFNCVCPGYVKTPMLDNIKRLYKTETDFENAIAGRHLLGLGEPNDVASAAVYLLSEAAKWVTGSVVNVDGGYNL
- a CDS encoding Gfo/Idh/MocA family oxidoreductase, giving the protein MHKIALTGCGRISKNHIEAINQLKEEGLAELVACCDIIPERAIEAAMKAGNGCKSYTDYRQMFKETDADLVTLCTPSGLHPYQAIEAAEAKKNILSEKPQGCSLAACDQAITAADNAGVKYMVVKQNRFNPSIQLLRRAYEKGRFGKIYMILANVLWTRPQDYYDMAKWRGVYELDGGCLSNQASHYVDLVQWFGGEVADVKAQYSTQKIKMEAEDTISVVLKFKSGAIGSINATVLTYPKNLEGSLTILGEKGTVRVGGFALNKIEQWTFADKDPMDEEVANANEAPQSVYGHGHLPYYRHVLDVLDGKTEPMCTGREARKTVEIIFSAYKRNI